One Rhodococcus sp. P1Y DNA window includes the following coding sequences:
- a CDS encoding DUF3090 domain-containing protein encodes MPRAIHVFRTPDRFVAGTVGEPGDRSFFLQAVHDARVVSVALEKQQVQVLADRMGLLLEEVHRRFGADVPPEETEVGDTSPLLTPIDTEFRVGTMGLGWDADAGAVVVELLAVSESEIDESVVLDDTEEGPDAVRVFLTPVQAREFALRSERVIAAGRAPCPLCGQPLTQDGHICIRTNGYRRDATFGSASELGEEL; translated from the coding sequence ATGCCACGCGCAATACATGTTTTCCGCACCCCTGATCGATTTGTCGCGGGAACCGTGGGTGAGCCGGGCGACCGATCGTTCTTTCTTCAGGCCGTTCACGACGCTCGTGTGGTCTCGGTGGCGCTGGAGAAGCAACAGGTCCAGGTCCTTGCGGACCGGATGGGTCTGTTACTGGAAGAGGTCCACCGGCGGTTCGGAGCCGACGTACCTCCGGAGGAGACCGAGGTGGGCGATACAAGTCCACTGCTGACGCCGATCGACACCGAGTTCAGAGTGGGCACCATGGGGCTCGGCTGGGACGCGGATGCGGGTGCGGTCGTCGTCGAACTCCTCGCCGTATCGGAGTCCGAGATCGACGAATCCGTCGTTCTCGACGACACCGAGGAGGGCCCAGACGCGGTCCGCGTTTTCCTGACGCCCGTTCAGGCGCGCGAATTCGCTTTGCGCTCCGAACGTGTCATCGCGGCGGGACGTGCACCGTGTCCGCTGTGCGGCCAACCGCTCACCCAAGACGGTCATATCTGCATCCGAACGAACGGATATCGGCGGGACGCGACATTCGGCTCCGCATCCGAACTCGGAGAAGAGCTTTGA
- a CDS encoding SCO1664 family protein gives MEQGELTVVGRVVSASNATLVCEAATDSDPTPVRCVYKPVRGEVPLWDFPDGTLAGREVASFEISDALGWDVIPPTVLRDGPFGPGMVQRWIDTPERHGEHGDRVELVDLCPPDLVPAGWIPVLQAYDGDGEEVSLIHADDPRLNRMAVLDLLLNNADRKGGHALEGLDGYVYGVDHGICLHREDKLRTVLWGWAGTAVDDVLMADVVEFVDGFADRVEPRVRGHITESEIEALLGRACALVANPVMPQPMSSRPIPWPAF, from the coding sequence ATGGAACAGGGCGAGCTGACGGTCGTTGGACGTGTCGTGTCGGCGAGCAATGCGACCCTCGTGTGCGAAGCCGCCACAGACAGCGACCCAACGCCCGTCCGGTGCGTGTACAAGCCGGTTCGTGGGGAGGTACCACTCTGGGACTTCCCGGATGGAACCCTTGCCGGCCGCGAGGTGGCGTCGTTCGAGATTTCCGACGCACTCGGGTGGGATGTCATTCCGCCGACGGTTCTTCGTGACGGTCCGTTCGGTCCCGGCATGGTCCAGCGGTGGATCGACACGCCGGAACGTCACGGCGAGCACGGCGATCGCGTCGAATTGGTGGATCTGTGCCCACCCGACCTGGTTCCTGCAGGGTGGATCCCTGTCCTGCAGGCCTACGACGGGGACGGCGAAGAGGTCTCCCTCATTCACGCCGACGATCCTCGCCTCAACCGAATGGCCGTACTCGATCTTTTGCTCAACAATGCCGATCGCAAGGGCGGTCATGCGTTGGAAGGTCTCGACGGATATGTCTACGGGGTCGATCACGGAATCTGCTTGCACCGCGAGGACAAACTTCGCACCGTGCTGTGGGGGTGGGCAGGCACTGCCGTCGACGATGTCCTCATGGCCGACGTGGTCGAATTCGTCGATGGTTTCGCCGATCGCGTCGAGCCTCGTGTGCGGGGGCACATCACCGAATCCGAAATCGAGGCGTTGCTGGGGCGTGCGTGCGCACTCGTCGCGAACCCGGTGATGCCGCAACCGATGTCCAGTAGGCCGATACCGTGGCCCGCGTTCTGA
- the mshC gene encoding cysteine--1-D-myo-inosityl 2-amino-2-deoxy-alpha-D-glucopyranoside ligase — translation MHSWSDTAVPSIPGQGPPLRLYDTADRQVRPVTPGTEAKMYVCGITPYDATHLGHAATYLTFDLVNRLWRDAGHSVHYVQNVTDVDDPLFERADRDGENWVDLGQREIQLFREDMEALRVLPPRDYIGAVESIDEVIQLVEKLLASGAAYVVDDAEFPDVYFRADANTQFGYESGYDRATMDKFFAERGGDPDRAGKHNPLDALLWRAARQGEPSWPSPFGPGRPGWHIECAAIALNRIGAGFDIQGGGSDLIFPHHEFSAAHAEAATSGDRFARHYVHTGMIGLDGEKMSKSRGNLVFVSKLRAAGVDPAAVRLGLLSGHYRQDRAWTDEVLERAHTRLATWRRAAALESATSADDVIVRVRQHLADDLDTPKALDALDAWASFAVERGGSDASAPGEFAAAVDALLGIPLR, via the coding sequence ATGCATTCTTGGTCCGACACAGCTGTACCGTCGATCCCGGGTCAGGGCCCGCCGCTTCGGTTGTACGACACAGCGGATCGTCAGGTCAGGCCGGTCACACCTGGTACGGAAGCGAAGATGTACGTCTGCGGAATCACACCGTACGACGCCACTCACCTCGGCCATGCTGCCACCTATCTCACGTTCGATCTGGTCAACCGCTTGTGGCGTGATGCGGGTCATTCCGTGCACTACGTGCAGAACGTCACCGACGTCGACGACCCTCTGTTCGAGCGGGCCGATCGAGACGGGGAGAACTGGGTCGATCTGGGCCAGCGTGAGATTCAGCTGTTCCGCGAAGACATGGAAGCGCTGCGGGTACTGCCGCCGCGCGACTACATCGGAGCGGTCGAGTCGATCGACGAGGTGATCCAGTTGGTCGAGAAGCTTCTCGCCTCCGGCGCCGCGTACGTCGTCGACGACGCGGAGTTCCCCGACGTCTATTTTCGCGCTGACGCCAACACCCAGTTCGGATACGAGTCCGGGTACGACCGAGCGACGATGGACAAATTCTTCGCCGAACGTGGTGGCGATCCGGACCGAGCAGGAAAGCACAATCCGCTGGATGCACTTCTGTGGCGTGCTGCACGGCAAGGCGAGCCCTCGTGGCCGTCGCCGTTCGGACCGGGCCGGCCGGGGTGGCACATCGAATGTGCGGCGATCGCGCTGAACCGCATCGGCGCCGGATTCGACATCCAGGGCGGCGGTAGCGACCTGATCTTCCCGCATCACGAGTTCTCCGCAGCGCACGCTGAGGCTGCGACGAGCGGTGATCGATTCGCTCGTCACTACGTGCACACGGGCATGATCGGACTCGACGGCGAGAAGATGTCGAAAAGCCGGGGCAACCTGGTGTTCGTGTCGAAACTCCGCGCCGCAGGGGTCGATCCCGCCGCGGTACGCCTCGGGCTTCTGTCGGGGCATTACCGTCAGGACCGCGCGTGGACGGACGAGGTTCTGGAACGTGCACACACCAGGCTCGCAACGTGGCGACGCGCGGCCGCATTAGAGTCCGCAACCAGCGCCGATGATGTCATCGTCCGTGTGCGTCAGCATCTCGCGGACGACCTGGACACACCCAAGGCGCTCGACGCGCTCGACGCATGGGCGAGCTTCGCAGTCGAGCGCGGCGGGTCGGACGCATCTGCGCCCGGTGAATTCGCCGCCGCGGTGGACGCGCTACTGGGAATTCCACTGCGCTGA